The following proteins are co-located in the Nitrospirota bacterium genome:
- a CDS encoding sulfotransferase has translation MLNNIPHSQSNPIFIVGTQRSGTTLLRLILNAHSKIAIPEEARFLMPLFKKNYLARGISGASLRTLVKYLSNNDQFKLWNYDHQTYLSRLSRMESITLAELIDSMFTSYCSSEGKTIWGDKSLFFRTIDILSKLFPEARFIHIVRDGRDVFDSWRKMDPSKNNASVIALDWGYKIFKIEQSFKKLAFDRTFTLRYEDLLEKPEETIREVCAFIQIKYEPNMLEFHKTSHFYIGEHHSSLIFNAINKSNSGKWRKSLTFLEIKSFNLLAGHYLKKYRYEIADTPIGPCDILKISSNLVVGIPQRLGQVAHAAWVGATALKTGGAAKSLPVGMMPKGRKPPEAHEKPKTESINAPLKTLDARNHDKTSD, from the coding sequence ATGCTGAATAACATTCCACATTCACAAAGTAATCCTATCTTCATAGTTGGCACCCAACGGTCTGGCACGACGTTGCTGCGTCTTATTCTCAATGCCCATTCGAAAATAGCAATTCCCGAGGAAGCCAGATTTTTGATGCCGTTGTTCAAAAAGAATTACCTTGCGCGCGGCATTTCTGGAGCTTCACTAAGAACACTGGTGAAATACCTGTCAAACAATGACCAGTTCAAGCTGTGGAACTATGACCATCAGACATATCTCTCCCGGCTTTCGCGGATGGAAAGTATCACCTTGGCTGAATTGATAGATTCCATGTTTACCAGCTACTGCAGTAGCGAAGGAAAAACAATCTGGGGCGACAAGAGTCTTTTTTTTCGAACTATAGACATATTAAGCAAGCTTTTTCCGGAGGCGCGCTTCATTCATATCGTGCGTGATGGAAGAGATGTATTTGACAGCTGGCGCAAAATGGATCCATCTAAAAATAATGCATCTGTCATTGCCTTAGACTGGGGCTACAAAATATTCAAGATAGAGCAATCCTTCAAAAAACTCGCATTTGATCGTACATTCACGCTGCGTTACGAGGATTTACTTGAGAAACCAGAAGAAACCATCAGGGAAGTCTGCGCCTTCATACAAATCAAGTATGAACCCAATATGCTGGAATTCCATAAAACCAGCCATTTCTATATTGGTGAACATCATTCGAGTCTGATATTCAATGCCATCAACAAATCCAACAGCGGGAAATGGCGGAAAAGTTTAACTTTCCTTGAAATAAAATCCTTCAATCTTCTGGCTGGACACTACCTGAAAAAGTACCGCTACGAGATCGCAGACACACCGATAGGCCCATGCGATATCCTGAAAATAAGTTCTAATTTGGTTGTTGGTATCCCCCAGAGATTAGGCCAGGTCGCGCATGCCGCATGGGTTGGCGCGACGGCACTTAAAACAGGCGGAGCGGCGAAATCATTGCCGGTTGGCATGATGCCGAAAGGAAGGAAACCGCCAGAAGCGCATGAAAAACCCAAAACAGAATCCATAAACGCTCCTTTAAAGACCCTCGATGCCAGAAATCACGATAAAACATCAGACTGA